In one window of Paraflavitalea soli DNA:
- a CDS encoding efflux RND transporter periplasmic adaptor subunit translates to MDSAIAPNIIRQRKRKLIGWIILIVIALGTAGWLLRHSLSSTINRSAITTAVVEKGNVENTITATGEILPEFEEVITSPINAVIKNVLLDAGTPVKMGQSVLELDKAFTQIELEKLKFQLELKKNNISRLKLQLDKSFYDLKANDSIKQLKINSLQAGVQDARRLLKAGGGTREEVEQAELDLRIAQLEKRQLENEIKNKQLTMQTDMRESEIAAQIQYKDLDELERKLLQANIVANRNGVITWVNKNIGSKINEGESLVKVADLGSFKITGSISDAFAGQVRTGLPVIARINDSLLRGVIMNVHPAVQNNILSFDVQLDNRSSKLLRPNMKLDLFLVTATSNDILRVANGSAFKGTATQDIFVVQNGKAIRRTVHIGLSNFDYVELKDNVAPGEVIITSDMSQYKHLQEITIKD, encoded by the coding sequence ATGGACAGCGCAATAGCCCCTAACATCATCCGACAACGCAAACGAAAATTAATAGGCTGGATCATTCTTATCGTGATTGCCCTGGGTACAGCCGGGTGGTTGTTACGCCATTCATTGTCCTCCACCATCAACCGGTCGGCCATCACCACGGCTGTAGTGGAAAAAGGCAATGTGGAGAATACCATCACCGCCACCGGAGAGATATTGCCGGAGTTTGAAGAAGTAATTACCAGTCCCATCAATGCGGTGATCAAAAATGTATTGCTGGATGCAGGCACACCGGTTAAGATGGGTCAGTCTGTATTAGAGCTGGACAAAGCCTTTACGCAGATAGAGCTGGAAAAGTTGAAGTTTCAACTTGAATTGAAAAAGAACAATATATCGCGCCTGAAATTACAACTGGATAAGAGTTTTTATGACCTGAAAGCCAATGACTCTATCAAGCAGCTAAAGATCAACAGCCTGCAGGCAGGTGTACAGGATGCCAGGCGATTGCTCAAAGCAGGTGGCGGCACCCGGGAAGAAGTGGAACAGGCAGAGCTTGATCTCCGCATAGCCCAGCTGGAAAAAAGACAGCTGGAAAACGAGATCAAAAACAAACAGCTGACGATGCAAACGGATATGCGGGAATCTGAAATCGCCGCACAGATACAATACAAGGACCTGGATGAACTGGAGCGCAAGCTGCTGCAGGCCAATATTGTGGCCAACCGCAATGGGGTCATCACCTGGGTGAATAAGAACATTGGCTCCAAAATAAATGAAGGGGAATCGCTGGTAAAGGTAGCCGACCTGGGCAGCTTTAAAATAACAGGCAGCATATCCGATGCTTTTGCCGGCCAGGTACGCACCGGTCTGCCAGTGATAGCCCGCATCAATGATTCGCTGCTAAGAGGGGTGATCATGAATGTTCATCCGGCTGTACAAAATAACATCCTGTCTTTTGATGTGCAGCTGGACAACCGCAGCAGCAAACTGCTACGCCCCAATATGAAGCTGGATCTTTTCCTGGTGACGGCTACCAGCAACGATATATTGCGGGTAGCCAATGGCAGCGCTTTTAAAGGGACCGCCACGCAGGATATTTTCGTCGTGCAAAACGGCAAAGCTATCCGGCGCACAGTACATATCGGGTTGTCCAACTTTGACTATGTGGAACTAAAAGACAATGTGGCGCCGGGCGAAGTGATCATTACCTCGGATATGAGCCAATACAAACACCTGCAGGAAATCACCATTAAAGACTAA
- a CDS encoding TolC family protein produces the protein MKRINYIGIALLLSGTRLAGQSAADTLRFNLTDVVAMAKNQSIAARQAVTLKENKYWQWRTYQSNYKPQLVLDGRLPAYSKTYQEIMQPNGTIDFQPVRNNNSSLNLSLEQSIAKTGGTIFGTTQLQRFDDFDRKNTLYNGVPYALGYSQPLFMFNSLKWDKRIEPLKYNESRQEYIESMELIAIKASGYFFDLLLAQVNLQIAETNFNNTTNILRIANEKFELGKVSHNEILQLQLELLKSKKSVASAKRDREIAVLNLRSYTGLQSDEKIALELPGSSINIKVSADKVLTEAFANRSDAIAFQRKVIEAKRDVAKARGDNSLNATLTARLGFSNSALNLPAVYRSPKDQQLFQLVFDIPILDWGRSRSRLKTAEANQKFVQYAVEQDQQIFRQEIFTQVTLFDMMQDQLILTAQADSIATEKYQIARERYVLGHLSITDLSIAFQEKDQAKRDYVFALRDLWGAYYQLRYLSLYDFEKNEKINYK, from the coding sequence ATGAAGCGGATCAATTATATAGGGATTGCGTTGTTATTATCAGGCACCCGGTTAGCGGGTCAATCTGCTGCCGACACCCTGCGGTTTAACCTGACGGATGTGGTGGCCATGGCAAAAAACCAATCCATTGCCGCCAGGCAGGCAGTGACGTTAAAAGAAAACAAATACTGGCAATGGCGTACGTATCAATCCAATTACAAGCCACAGCTTGTACTGGACGGCCGGCTACCGGCTTACAGCAAAACCTACCAGGAGATCATGCAACCCAATGGTACGATTGACTTTCAGCCGGTAAGAAACAACAACTCTTCCCTGAACCTCTCCCTGGAGCAAAGTATTGCCAAAACGGGGGGTACCATCTTTGGCACGACGCAGCTGCAACGATTCGATGACTTTGACCGTAAGAACACATTGTACAATGGGGTACCCTATGCACTGGGATATAGCCAGCCGCTGTTCATGTTCAACAGCCTGAAATGGGACAAGCGTATTGAACCGCTGAAATACAATGAGAGCCGGCAGGAATATATAGAGTCGATGGAACTTATCGCTATAAAAGCTTCCGGCTATTTTTTCGACCTGTTGCTGGCGCAGGTGAACCTGCAAATTGCAGAAACGAATTTCAACAACACCACCAACATACTCCGGATAGCGAATGAGAAGTTTGAACTGGGCAAGGTCTCGCACAATGAAATACTTCAATTGCAGCTGGAACTGCTGAAGTCAAAAAAATCAGTAGCCAGCGCCAAAAGGGATAGGGAGATCGCGGTGCTGAACCTACGGTCGTACACGGGCCTGCAAAGTGATGAAAAGATTGCCCTGGAGTTGCCAGGCTCTTCTATCAACATTAAGGTGTCCGCTGATAAAGTGTTGACGGAAGCCTTTGCCAACCGTTCTGATGCCATTGCCTTTCAGCGCAAAGTGATAGAGGCCAAACGGGATGTTGCCAAGGCCAGGGGTGATAATAGCCTGAATGCCACGCTCACTGCCCGCCTCGGATTTTCCAATAGTGCGCTTAACTTACCAGCGGTTTACAGGTCGCCCAAGGATCAGCAACTGTTCCAGCTGGTATTTGACATCCCCATCCTGGATTGGGGCCGGTCGCGGTCAAGATTAAAAACAGCAGAAGCCAATCAGAAATTTGTACAATATGCAGTGGAACAGGATCAGCAGATCTTCCGGCAGGAGATCTTTACACAGGTAACTTTATTTGACATGATGCAGGACCAGCTGATCCTGACAGCACAGGCCGACAGTATTGCTACAGAAAAATACCAGATCGCCAGGGAGCGGTACGTGCTGGGGCATTTAAGTATTACGGACCTCAGTATTGCCTTCCAGGAGAAAGACCAGGCAAAACGGGATTACGTTTTTGCTTTGCGTGATCTGTGGGGGGCTTATTATCAGTTGCGTTATCTTTCTCTGTACGATTTTGAGAAAAATGAAAAGATCAATTATAAATAA